In a single window of the Deltaproteobacteria bacterium genome:
- the casB gene encoding type I-E CRISPR-associated protein Cse2/CasB: MNGFIERLVTLNEKDTKVRAVLRRSLAFEPGVYVPAYPYVEPFIKDEDNSWRREVLYLVAGLWALHWREGRIGAPISIGKACATYQSASGSASIERRFINLLDADSDQLLYRLRQMVSLLKEYNIDFNNMLKGLLYWNDDQKRTQNTWARDFYQNIKHEDETESTIKEEENK, encoded by the coding sequence ATGAACGGATTCATCGAACGACTGGTAACACTAAATGAAAAAGATACCAAGGTGCGAGCGGTGCTGCGTCGAAGCCTTGCTTTCGAGCCCGGAGTTTATGTGCCCGCTTACCCATACGTCGAACCATTCATAAAGGATGAGGACAATTCTTGGCGTCGAGAAGTGCTCTATCTTGTGGCAGGCCTTTGGGCGCTGCACTGGCGGGAAGGCAGGATTGGAGCGCCTATATCCATCGGAAAGGCTTGTGCAACCTACCAGTCAGCCAGCGGATCAGCAAGTATTGAACGCCGATTTATCAACCTGCTGGATGCCGATTCAGATCAACTACTATACCGCTTGCGCCAGATGGTTTCTCTTCTCAAGGAATACAACATCGATTTTAACAACATGCTAAAAGGACTTCTGTATTGGAATGATGATCAGAAGCGTACCCAAAACACTTGGGCTCGCGACTTCTACCAAAATATTAAGCATGAAGACGAAACAGAATCCACTATCAAGGAGGAGGAAAACAAATGA
- the casA gene encoding type I-E CRISPR-associated protein Cse1/CasA, with product MSRFNLIDEKWIPVRFPDGTRDELGIRDTLLQSGNIAAIEDPSPLVVAALHRFLLAVLYRALEGPTDIDQAKALFKEGLSEGRVTSYLERWRERFWLFDDEYPFGQIPTFEPKAWRAWTALAAEHNADNAKVLFDHVDVESPGTISEAKATRWILAAQTFSVSCGKSELSHTNTAPSATAAMVLPLGRNLQETLLFSLVPQNQEITDVDKPLWERNPESVKSLKVGYGRSESGLADRYTWRIRSIRLEANNPGRIEKLAFASGVDDSSVDQADPMLAYRIDDKRGKLPIQFRERGLWRDFDSLLPDGSHLAPQVIEHATALTRSNRDRFPRSAIVLGQANNKAKIEYWRMERFALPDAMVGNRYIRAEISQLLKDSEEAQKSLWVACRNFARNVLSRGEREPVRKDISAFLEQMAAISWYWSILESCFHEILQEYTLERDPDDIRYEWLKFVRDTLLAAWKKHSASISTGNAWAIRALVKAERPVLQKLKELNDEIKKLEPQKEEV from the coding sequence ATGAGTCGATTTAACCTGATTGACGAAAAATGGATCCCGGTGCGATTCCCCGATGGAACCCGTGACGAACTGGGCATCCGCGATACACTACTTCAATCCGGGAATATTGCCGCTATAGAAGATCCGTCCCCGCTGGTGGTGGCGGCCTTGCATCGTTTTCTGCTGGCGGTCCTCTACCGAGCCCTGGAGGGACCAACGGATATCGACCAGGCCAAGGCTCTCTTTAAAGAAGGGCTGTCAGAAGGAAGGGTTACGTCCTACCTTGAGAGGTGGCGGGAGCGGTTCTGGCTGTTTGATGACGAATATCCGTTTGGACAAATTCCGACATTCGAGCCGAAGGCATGGAGGGCTTGGACGGCTCTCGCGGCAGAGCACAATGCGGACAATGCTAAGGTTCTCTTCGATCATGTGGATGTCGAATCACCCGGCACAATCTCAGAGGCCAAGGCAACCCGTTGGATCCTGGCCGCTCAGACCTTTTCTGTTAGCTGTGGCAAAAGCGAGCTATCACATACCAACACAGCTCCATCCGCAACAGCAGCGATGGTATTACCTCTTGGGCGCAACCTTCAAGAAACCCTTTTGTTTTCTCTCGTTCCGCAGAACCAAGAAATCACTGATGTTGACAAGCCCTTATGGGAACGAAATCCTGAATCGGTGAAAAGTCTGAAAGTGGGATATGGCCGTAGTGAAAGCGGCCTTGCTGATCGATACACATGGAGGATTCGTTCCATCCGACTGGAGGCAAATAACCCTGGCCGAATCGAAAAGCTGGCTTTCGCCTCTGGAGTCGATGACTCCTCCGTGGATCAAGCGGACCCTATGCTCGCTTATCGGATAGATGACAAAAGAGGAAAGTTACCCATCCAGTTCCGCGAAAGGGGCCTTTGGCGCGACTTTGATTCTCTGCTCCCTGATGGATCACATCTGGCCCCCCAGGTGATCGAACATGCTACGGCGTTGACGCGGTCCAACCGGGACCGTTTCCCTCGATCCGCAATAGTCCTCGGTCAGGCGAACAACAAAGCAAAGATTGAGTATTGGCGTATGGAGCGTTTTGCCCTACCTGATGCGATGGTGGGAAATCGTTACATTCGGGCTGAAATCAGCCAACTTCTCAAAGATTCAGAGGAGGCACAAAAAAGCCTCTGGGTGGCTTGTCGCAACTTCGCGAGAAACGTTTTGAGTCGAGGGGAGCGAGAGCCGGTCCGCAAAGACATCAGCGCATTCCTGGAGCAAATGGCGGCTATCTCGTGGTATTGGTCTATCCTGGAATCCTGCTTTCACGAGATCCTGCAGGAATACACCCTCGAAAGAGATCCTGATGACATCCGCTACGAGTGGCTAAAATTTGTCCGGGATACCTTACTGGCAGCTTGGAAGAAGCACAGTGCTTCAATCTCCACTGGAAATGCCTGGGCTATCCGTGCCCTTGTGAAAGCCGAAAGACCAGTGTTACAAAAACTCAAGGAATTGAATGACGAGATCAAGAAGCTCGAACCGCAGAAGGAGGAAGTATGA
- the cas3 gene encoding CRISPR-associated helicase Cas3': MHKVLTSLWAKTDRDGSGGWHPLVLHMLDVAASTDSILAREPESTRKRMATTLGMDWEDARMWLLLVAACHDLGKACPGFQCKWPDAPATGLELPRSPDMKINHAFVSQIVLTELLREKHWPFELAELVPDAVGCHHGERANPTTLYNLEGNRRALGNSDWTDARNGLFKNLFQVFQPNGVPTKETLSGPDFMLISGLTSFADWIGSNEEWFPFGTPENCDDLNNWFKKRRTHADKALDSIGWEPRTPLSNEPKSFKQIFGFAPRPLQKAVANALGAVKKPAILLIEAPMGEGKTEAAFFSHLEMQRLFGHRGLYVALPTKATGNAMFNRTLKFLSDQGTDRKLDLQLLHGATLLNDTYQNLRLSGIHDPATGGEIRAGEWFTHKKRALLSEYGVGTVDQALLPILPVRHNFVRLWGLANRVVVFDEIHAYDAYTGTLLVHLLRWLLALGSSVVLLSATLPPSIRRKLANVVDANLPELEKEYPRLSVFHSGVVEQKHFEADPSRRRTLRLLGIPSDLPSMRAVLEEHLLNGGMGLALVNTVQRAQELYRLFPEGEPLRRDGQRVGKRLPDKTEVFLFHARFPADRRQKREDQVLETFGKSGTREGRKILIATQVAEQSLDLDFDLMVTDIAPIDLVLQRAGRLWRHTRGFRDVPEPLLIIAGLTGDEPPSFGEPLWWGAVYREDLLLRTWSLLRDSQALTLPDEIDTLVQAVYEEQVDLPESLQERLEKALEAESGKAFALGFLAHNAIIGLPDDASWNQPERFVLYDEDAPGVHRTLMAQTRLGEPSVTVIPLFAEDAFRPETTLDFHQSKLWFLRAMSLSRKSAVKKLHVVGVPEGWKKSPLLRNCFPLVLNAEGCWLEDGTVRLDNDLGLVYEAKEAE; this comes from the coding sequence ATTCATAAAGTGTTAACAAGTCTTTGGGCAAAAACCGACAGAGATGGTAGCGGAGGGTGGCATCCACTCGTTCTCCATATGCTGGATGTGGCTGCCAGTACGGACTCCATCTTGGCACGTGAACCGGAATCGACTCGCAAAAGGATGGCAACGACATTAGGGATGGATTGGGAGGATGCCCGAATGTGGCTATTGCTCGTTGCAGCTTGTCATGATTTGGGAAAAGCCTGTCCAGGATTCCAGTGCAAATGGCCTGATGCTCCCGCCACAGGGCTGGAATTGCCTCGAAGCCCTGATATGAAGATCAACCACGCTTTCGTAAGCCAGATAGTTTTGACGGAACTGCTTCGGGAGAAGCACTGGCCTTTTGAATTGGCGGAGTTGGTTCCCGACGCTGTCGGCTGTCACCACGGGGAGCGCGCCAATCCGACAACTCTTTATAATTTGGAAGGAAACCGAAGAGCCTTGGGCAACTCTGACTGGACAGATGCACGCAATGGCCTCTTCAAGAATCTCTTTCAGGTCTTTCAGCCCAACGGAGTTCCCACAAAGGAGACTCTTTCCGGCCCCGATTTCATGTTGATATCGGGACTCACGAGCTTTGCCGATTGGATCGGCTCCAACGAAGAATGGTTTCCCTTCGGAACTCCTGAAAACTGCGACGATCTGAATAACTGGTTCAAGAAACGAAGGACCCATGCCGACAAAGCTTTGGATTCGATCGGATGGGAACCACGAACCCCACTTTCCAATGAGCCTAAGTCCTTCAAGCAAATATTTGGTTTCGCTCCCCGTCCTTTGCAAAAGGCTGTCGCTAACGCATTAGGTGCGGTGAAGAAGCCCGCTATTTTGTTGATTGAAGCTCCAATGGGCGAGGGCAAAACTGAGGCGGCTTTCTTTTCCCATCTGGAGATGCAGCGGCTTTTTGGGCACCGTGGCCTGTATGTGGCTTTACCAACAAAAGCCACCGGGAATGCTATGTTCAATCGAACTCTCAAGTTTTTGAGCGACCAAGGAACGGACCGGAAGCTCGATCTGCAACTGTTGCATGGAGCGACTCTCCTCAACGACACATATCAGAATTTGCGTCTTTCGGGCATCCACGATCCCGCAACGGGCGGAGAGATCCGGGCCGGAGAGTGGTTTACACACAAGAAGAGGGCGCTCCTCTCGGAATACGGAGTGGGAACGGTGGACCAAGCTCTACTGCCTATTCTGCCCGTGCGGCATAATTTTGTGCGTCTATGGGGCCTTGCGAATCGAGTAGTTGTTTTCGACGAGATCCACGCTTACGATGCTTACACGGGTACACTCCTGGTTCACCTGCTGCGTTGGCTCCTGGCACTGGGCTCATCGGTGGTGCTTCTCTCAGCAACATTACCACCATCAATTCGGCGAAAACTGGCTAATGTTGTTGATGCCAATTTACCAGAATTAGAGAAAGAATACCCCCGCCTATCCGTTTTCCACTCTGGAGTGGTCGAACAAAAACATTTCGAGGCCGATCCTTCGCGCCGCCGGACTCTGCGTCTACTGGGAATTCCTTCGGACCTGCCCAGCATGCGCGCTGTTCTGGAGGAGCATTTGCTGAATGGCGGCATGGGGTTGGCTCTGGTCAATACGGTTCAGAGAGCCCAGGAACTTTACCGGCTATTTCCGGAGGGGGAGCCGCTCAGGCGCGACGGCCAGCGCGTTGGAAAACGTCTGCCCGATAAGACCGAAGTATTTCTCTTCCATGCGCGCTTTCCGGCCGACCGCAGACAGAAACGCGAGGATCAGGTTTTGGAAACCTTTGGGAAAAGTGGAACCCGGGAAGGCCGGAAGATACTTATTGCCACTCAGGTGGCGGAGCAGAGCCTTGACCTGGACTTCGACCTGATGGTAACCGACATAGCGCCCATTGACCTCGTGCTCCAGCGAGCGGGACGTTTGTGGCGTCATACGCGAGGCTTCAGGGATGTTCCCGAACCTCTCCTTATAATTGCTGGGTTGACAGGTGATGAGCCGCCCTCCTTCGGAGAGCCTTTGTGGTGGGGTGCAGTCTATCGTGAAGACCTGCTCTTACGCACATGGAGCCTGCTTCGTGATAGCCAGGCGTTGACGTTGCCGGACGAGATCGATACCCTGGTGCAGGCGGTTTATGAAGAACAAGTAGATTTGCCTGAATCCCTGCAGGAGCGGCTGGAGAAAGCCCTGGAGGCCGAGTCTGGAAAAGCCTTCGCCCTTGGATTTCTGGCGCATAACGCGATCATTGGCCTTCCTGACGACGCATCGTGGAACCAGCCGGAGAGATTCGTTCTTTATGACGAAGATGCACCCGGCGTGCATCGAACCCTCATGGCCCAGACTAGGCTTGGCGAACCATCCGTCACGGTCATTCCGTTATTTGCGGAGGACGCTTTCCGTCCGGAGACTACTCTGGATTTCCACCAAAGCAAACTATGGTTCCTGCGGGCTATGAGCCTTTCACGCAAGAGTGCGGTCAAAAAATTACACGTGGTGGGGGTGCCTGAAGGCTGGAAGAAATCGCCGCTCTTGCGTAACTGTTTCCCACTGGTGCTGAACGCGGAGGGATGCTGGTTAGAGGATGGGACTGTGAGGCTGGATAACGACCTAGGACTGGTGTACGAGGCAAAGGAGGCCGAATGA